The following are encoded together in the Lathyrus oleraceus cultivar Zhongwan6 chromosome 3, CAAS_Psat_ZW6_1.0, whole genome shotgun sequence genome:
- the LOC127132417 gene encoding F-box/LRR-repeat protein 3, which produces MELKRSKIMEEAEYSYLPDECWECVFEFLNHGGDGDDYDHKRNLKSIPAVCKQWFTITNRIRSSLTIYDPTAPFLSRLFHRFTNLTSLDLTHFHGDLDSLLLQISLFPLKLTSLNISHKPTIPANGLRAFSKNFTTLTSLICSHISSFSCTHLFLIAECFPLIEELDLHLIHPIAGETIRSFLDGFEALSSSLLKLRKLDLTGHFYMNDKSIMQLFKNCKHLEEVSVLHCFKITRAGVVSALGEKPTKLRYLCLPLFLIPRVIDSLMNFKNLTYIDLSYSSDSISDEILTSIAMEGLPLKTFIMASGHGYSYAGIFSLLSKCQSIQHLELDYILFLNDNHVMELSSHLVGLLSLRLSRCFMVTYSALFSLVMNCPSLSDIKMEDIGGKSVMNYDSLMEFGVYPQLKSLYLRYNSWLSDESITMIVSHFPNLHLLDLKSCKNISQQGIIQVLKRCHKISHLNLSLCNLSSGVKLSEMNFEVPKLKMLNLSFSEVDDATLYVISKNCPRLLQLLLNGCLGCTEKGVKYVLENCTQLREIDLGNCLNVHINVAASVLFSSPSLRKITVPPHFRFSESERKLLLRRGCIVCPSFRL; this is translated from the coding sequence ATGGAACTCAAGAGAAGTAAAATAATGGAAGAAGCTGAGTATTCATATTTACCAGATGAATGCTGGGAATGTGTGTTCGAATTTCTCAACCACGGCGGCGACGGTGACGACTACGACCATAAACGTAACTTGAAGTCTATCCCCGCCGTCTGTAAGCAGTGGTTCACCATCACCAACCGTATCCGATCATCTCTCACTATATATGATCCAACAGCCCCCTTCTTATCCCGCCTCTTCCATAGATTCACAAACCTTACCTCCCTCGACCTCACTCACTTCCACGGTGACCTCGATTCACTTCTCCTTCAAATCTCTCTTTTCCCATTGAAACTCACATCACTCAATATCTCTCACAAACCTACCATTCCCGCTAATGGCTTAAGAGCTTTCTCTAAAAACTTTACAACTTTAACCTCTCTCATTTGCTCCCATATATCTTCTTTCAGTTGCACTCACTTGTTCCTCATCGCTGAATGTTTCCCTTTAATAGAAGAACTCGACCTCCATCTTATTCATCCTATCGCTGGTGAAACTATCCGTAGCTTTCTCGATGGGTTTGAGGCGCTTTCATCATCACTTTTGAAACTCCGCAAGCTTGATCTCACTGGCCACTTTTATATGAATGACAAATCAATTATGCAGTTGTTTAAGAACTGCAAGCATCTTGAAGAGGTTAGTGTGCTTCATTGTTTTAAAATAACCAGAGCAGGTGTTGTTTCTGCCCTCGGTgagaaaccaacaaaattgaGGTATTTGTGCCTTCCTCTGTTCCTTATTCCACGGGTCATTGACTCCTTGATGAATTTCAAGAATTTAACTTATATTGATTTGTCATATTCCTCTGATTCTATTTCGGATGAAATACTTACCTCTATTGCAATGGAAGGTCTTCCTTTAAAGACTTTTATTATGGCATCTGGCCATGGCTATAGTTATGCCGGAATATTTTCTTTGTTATCCAAGTGTCAATCTATCCAACATTTGGAACTTGATTATATCTTGTTTTTGAATGATAATCATGTTATGGAGCTGTCTTCTCATCTTGTTGGTTTGTTGTCGCTAAGGTTGAGTAGATGTTTTATGGTCACTTATTCAGCTTTGTTTTCATTGGTTATGAATTGTCCTTCACTCAGTGACATCAAAATGGAAGACATTGGGGGTAAGAGTGTAATGAATTATGATTCTTTGATGGAATTTGGAGTATACCCTCAATTAAAGTCTCTCTATTTGCGTTACAATTCATGGTTAAGTGATGAAAGCATCACAATGATTGTTTCTCATTTCCCCAATTTGCACTTGCTTGATTTGAAATCTTGCAAAAACATATCTCAACAAGGTATTATTCAAGTTTTAAAGAGATGTCATAAGATAAGTCATTTGAATTTATCATTATGTAACTTAAGTTCGGGAGTGAAGCTATCTGAAATGAACTTTGAAGTTCCCAAGTTGAAGATGCTAAACTTGTCATTTTCAGAAGTTGATGATGCTACACTCTATGTGATCTCAAAAAATTGTCCTCGGCTTTTGCAATTGTTATTAAATGGTTGTCTTGGATGCACAGAGAAGGGAGTGAAATATGTGCTGGAAAACTGCACACAACTCAGAGAGATAGATTTGGGAAACTGTTTGAATGTGCATATTAATGTTGCAGCCTCAGTCCTATTTTCAAGTCCATCATTGAGAAAGATAACTGTCCCACCTCATTTTCGTTTCAGTGAAAGTGAGAGGAAACTCTTGTTGCGTCGAGGATGCATTGTTTGCCCCAGTTTTAGACTTTGA